cgccattctcctgcctcagcctcccgagtagctgggactacaggcgcccgcaacctcgcccggctagttttttgtattttttttagtagagacggggtttcaccgtgttagccaggatggtctcgatctcctgacctcgtgatccgcccgtctcggcctcccacagtgctgggattacaggcttgagccaccgcgcccggccagcagagGGGTTCTTGATTTCCAGATGCCAAGACCTATCATCTCTGCTTCCTTGTAGGATTTCTTGTCTGCTGTGGAGGATGCAGAGAACCGGTTTGCTGGCTCACTGCCTGTGAATGCTGGGCGTCTGAGACCTGTCTCTTCTAGGCCACAGGAGACTGTGCAGGCACAGTCCTCCAGGCTGCTGCCGTTACACCCCACTGCTCCCTCAGAGGCTTTGGGCCTGCCAGACCTGGACCTCTGCCTCCCTACCTCCAGCATGCCCAGTGCCGACAGCCGTCCATCATGCATAGGAACAGCTCCCCTAAGGCCTGTCTCTACTTCCAGCAGCTGGATTGGCAATCAGAGAAGAGTGACAGTGACAGAAGTGCTCAGAGAGCCAGCAAGACCTCAATCCTCAGCCCTACACCCCCTACTCACCTTTGAGAGCCAACAGCAGCAAGTTGGTGGCTTTGAGGGGCCTGAACAAGACGACTTTGATAAAGTCCTGGCAAGCATGGAGTTGGAGGAGCCTGGCATGGAGCTGGAATGTGGAGTCAGCAGTGAGGCCACACCAATGCTGCCTGCCCAGCAGCGGGAGGGTTCAGTATTGGTTAAAAAGGCCTGGTTAGTTGATCTGAGTGGATCTTGCCAGAAGGAGCCCGTGCCTGCCACCCACACAGCGGGCATCATGTCAGCCCAGGATGAGTCTCTAGATCCTGTCGTCCAATGTAGGACTCCACGACCCCCCTTGAGACCTGGTGCTGCGGGTCACCTTCCTGTTCCAACTGCCTTAACAGTTCCCACTCAGCAACTCCACTGGAAAATCTGTCCACAAGGCCCCTCTGTTCAAGCACTTCAGCCTCTCCAAGCTGCTAGAGGGACCATTCAGAGCAGCCCTCAAAATCGTTTCCCTTGTCAGCCATTCCAGTCTCCAAGTTCCTGGTTAAG
Above is a window of Theropithecus gelada isolate Dixy unplaced genomic scaffold, Tgel_1.0 HiC_scaffold_10419, whole genome shotgun sequence DNA encoding:
- the LOC112616826 gene encoding uncharacterized protein C17orf53-like, which gives rise to MPSADSRPSCIGTAPLRPVSTSSSWIGNQRRVTVTEVLREPARPQSSALHPLLTFESQQQQVGGFEGPEQDDFDKVLASMELEEPGMELECGVSSEATPMLPAQQREGSVLVKKAWLVDLSGSCQKEPVPATHTAGIMSAQDESLDPVVQCRTPRPPLRPGAAGHLPVPTALTVPTQQLHWKICPQGPSVQALQPLQAARGTIQSSPQNRFPCQPFQSPSSWLSGKAHLHRPRTPNSSCSTPSRTSSGLFPRIPLHPQAPLSSIESPVGTPKGPHSSLGPQGALQTPIVTNHLVQLVTAASRTPQQPTHPSTRAKTRRFPGPAGILPHQVSELTF